One window from the genome of [Mycobacterium] stephanolepidis encodes:
- a CDS encoding TIGR03618 family F420-dependent PPOX class oxidoreductase translates to MTSIHDPAVRQFLDSTPALVGQLGYLGNDGRPLVLPIWYRLGEDHLQFVTHVSTRKVRSLHRDPRAVVTVATPSEPYLYVQVQGDAHVEPDTSEVRDTLIDITTRYLGADRAAAYVDEHHSAPGETIVRIHPVRIHTAL, encoded by the coding sequence ATGACCTCGATCCATGATCCGGCCGTCCGGCAGTTCCTCGATTCCACTCCCGCCCTGGTGGGGCAGCTGGGATATCTCGGAAACGACGGACGTCCGCTTGTTCTGCCTATCTGGTACCGGCTCGGCGAGGATCACCTACAGTTCGTCACGCACGTGAGTACTCGGAAAGTCCGTTCTTTGCACCGTGATCCACGTGCGGTGGTCACCGTGGCAACGCCATCAGAGCCCTACCTTTACGTCCAGGTCCAAGGGGACGCCCACGTGGAACCCGACACGTCAGAGGTTCGAGACACTCTGATCGACATCACCACCCGATACCTGGGAGCCGACCGTGCCGCCGCGTACGTGGACGAGCACCACAGCGCACCAGGCGAGACGATCGTGCGCATACATCCCGTCCGCATCCACACCGCCCTCTGA
- a CDS encoding acyl-CoA carboxylase subunit beta: MADEPLRADHAELLRRRALTEDAARPDAVARRHAGGGRTARENIADLVDAESFVEYGRFATAAQRQRRDIADLIARTPADGLVAGTARIAGHPCAVLSYDYTVLAGTQGALGHHKKDRLFDLIERMKLPTVFFAEGGGGRPGDTDYPVVSMLDVRAFKLWAALSGVVPRISVVKGRCFAGNAVIAGCSDLIVATRDTSIGMGGPAMIAGGGLGEVHPDEVGPLSVQSPNGVVDVVVDDEQQAVAVAKRLIGYFQGAVEPRPAADQTILRTMIPERARRAYPVGPIIETLADEDSVTFLREKFAPEMVTVLARIEGRAIGILANNSMVMAGAITAAASDKAARFLQLCDAFGLPVLSLVDCPGYMVGPAAEADALVRRASRMLVAGAALRVPLVSVILRRGYGLGAQAMTGGSLHEPLLTVAWPGAHLGPMGLEGAVRLGLRKELEAIPDEASREEAVRQATAAAQENAKALNAAQIFEIDDVIDPAETRSLIASTFAAAMREPLPPRRSVVDTW; the protein is encoded by the coding sequence ATGGCTGATGAACCTCTGCGCGCTGACCACGCTGAGCTATTGAGGCGACGTGCGCTTACCGAAGACGCGGCTCGTCCCGATGCGGTTGCCCGCCGCCATGCGGGCGGCGGACGCACCGCGCGCGAGAACATCGCCGACCTGGTCGATGCGGAGTCGTTCGTCGAATACGGCCGATTCGCTACCGCTGCGCAGCGCCAGCGACGCGACATCGCCGACTTGATCGCCCGCACACCCGCCGATGGCCTGGTGGCTGGGACCGCACGGATCGCAGGTCATCCGTGTGCCGTGCTCTCCTACGACTACACCGTGCTCGCCGGGACGCAGGGCGCGCTTGGACACCACAAGAAGGACCGGCTGTTCGATCTCATCGAGCGCATGAAGCTGCCGACGGTGTTCTTCGCCGAAGGCGGCGGCGGGCGGCCCGGGGATACGGACTATCCCGTCGTCTCGATGCTCGATGTACGAGCGTTCAAATTGTGGGCCGCGCTGTCGGGCGTAGTGCCGCGGATCTCCGTGGTCAAGGGCCGGTGCTTCGCGGGCAATGCTGTCATCGCGGGATGCTCGGATCTGATCGTGGCGACCAGAGACACATCCATCGGCATGGGCGGTCCGGCCATGATCGCGGGCGGCGGACTCGGCGAGGTACATCCGGACGAGGTCGGGCCGCTGTCGGTGCAGTCGCCCAATGGGGTGGTCGACGTCGTCGTCGACGACGAGCAGCAAGCCGTCGCCGTGGCCAAACGGCTCATCGGATACTTCCAAGGAGCGGTAGAGCCGAGGCCTGCAGCGGACCAAACTATCTTGCGCACAATGATTCCCGAACGTGCGCGGAGAGCCTATCCGGTGGGGCCCATCATCGAGACGCTGGCCGACGAGGACTCGGTGACGTTCCTTCGAGAGAAGTTCGCACCCGAGATGGTGACGGTACTCGCGCGTATCGAGGGCCGCGCAATCGGGATCCTGGCCAACAATTCGATGGTGATGGCAGGGGCGATCACGGCCGCCGCGTCGGATAAGGCCGCTCGGTTCCTGCAGCTGTGCGACGCATTCGGGTTGCCGGTGCTCTCGCTTGTCGACTGTCCGGGCTACATGGTGGGTCCTGCCGCGGAGGCCGATGCGTTGGTACGGCGCGCCTCGCGCATGCTCGTCGCCGGGGCGGCACTTCGCGTACCGCTTGTCTCAGTCATCCTGCGCCGAGGCTACGGCCTTGGGGCGCAGGCCATGACCGGCGGCAGCCTGCACGAACCACTGCTGACGGTGGCCTGGCCTGGCGCGCATCTGGGACCCATGGGCTTAGAGGGTGCGGTGCGTCTGGGGCTACGCAAGGAATTGGAGGCGATTCCCGACGAGGCTTCCCGGGAGGAAGCCGTGCGTCAGGCCACCGCCGCGGCACAAGAGAATGCCAAGGCGCTCAACGCCGCACAGATTTTCGAGATCGACGATGTGATCGATCCAGCAGAGACGCGATCGCTCATCGCCTCGACATTCGCGGCGGCCATGCGAGAACCGCTGCCGCCACGCAGATCCGTCGTCGACACCTGGTAG
- a CDS encoding glucose 1-dehydrogenase translates to MNGNSALLQGKNVIVTGGARGLGAAFARRIVSEGGKVVVADVLEDDGRQLAAELGDSARFVRLDLTDADQWRALVETTLAEFGAVTGLVNNAGISSASLVADEHLEHFRKVLEVNLVGVFIGMQAVIPPMRARGGGSIVNISSAAGLVGLALTSGYGASKWGVRGLSKVAAVELGPERIRVNSVHPGVVYTPMTAQAGFRRGEGNMPITAMGRVGTPDEVAGAVTYLLSDAASYVTGAELAVDGGWTAGPTLKAMTGQ, encoded by the coding sequence ATGAATGGCAATTCTGCTCTGCTACAAGGAAAGAACGTCATTGTCACGGGTGGCGCTCGCGGGCTCGGTGCGGCCTTCGCGCGCCGGATAGTGTCGGAGGGCGGCAAAGTCGTTGTTGCCGATGTACTCGAGGACGACGGACGGCAGCTTGCGGCCGAGCTCGGTGACTCTGCGCGATTCGTCCGCCTGGACTTAACAGATGCCGATCAGTGGCGCGCGTTGGTCGAAACCACGCTGGCGGAGTTCGGCGCTGTCACCGGATTGGTGAACAACGCCGGGATATCCAGTGCCTCGCTGGTTGCCGACGAGCACCTTGAACACTTTCGCAAGGTGCTCGAGGTGAACTTGGTCGGTGTCTTTATCGGCATGCAGGCCGTTATCCCGCCGATGCGCGCGCGGGGTGGCGGTTCGATCGTGAACATCTCCTCGGCCGCCGGTCTCGTCGGTCTGGCGCTCACCTCCGGCTATGGCGCCTCGAAATGGGGTGTGCGCGGTCTCTCCAAGGTTGCGGCCGTTGAATTGGGACCCGAGCGGATCCGGGTGAACTCCGTGCATCCCGGCGTCGTGTACACCCCCATGACGGCCCAGGCCGGTTTTCGCCGGGGGGAAGGCAATATGCCCATCACCGCCATGGGGCGAGTGGGAACTCCCGATGAGGTGGCCGGTGCGGTGACCTATCTGCTTTCGGACGCCGCGAGCTATGTCACGGGGGCCGAGCTTGCCGTGGACGGCGGCTGGACCGCCGGCCCCACCCTGAAGGCTATGACGGGTCAGTAG
- a CDS encoding cysteine desulfurase family protein, with protein MSAPSPVLSPPAQIASAEIYLDYAATAPLHPRAAQAILSGHRLVGNPSSRHSAGRDAADALIDARRTVAQLFGADAEEVVLTSGGSEANTLALWGTFAAVGFKGHLVTSSIEHPAVLANAHALRDLGVEVTFVDPASTGHVDAADVARALRRETRLVSVMHANNETGAIQPVREIAEIAARSGAAFHMDAVHTAGKLDLASVGATMISVSAHKFGGPRGMGALLVRGGHHLLPVMRGGPQENRLRAGTENVPGALGMAAAADVCLRSVSMGYRLGMRDRRERLVDGLGAVGGVHLNVAEPVLEETISVRFDGIRADTLADDLDMHGIYVSTGSACHAGEDSVSHVLQAMRLTEDQARATVRFSMGPDVSPDDVDRVVAVTTRAVQRLRAMAGGMIR; from the coding sequence ATGTCAGCACCCTCCCCGGTACTTAGCCCACCCGCGCAGATAGCGTCGGCAGAGATCTACTTGGACTACGCGGCCACCGCACCCCTGCATCCGCGTGCCGCACAGGCGATATTGAGCGGGCACCGGCTGGTCGGGAATCCGTCGAGCCGACACAGCGCTGGACGGGACGCCGCCGACGCCCTCATCGATGCCCGCCGGACCGTCGCTCAGCTGTTCGGTGCCGATGCCGAGGAGGTGGTGCTGACCTCCGGCGGAAGCGAGGCGAACACTCTGGCATTGTGGGGAACCTTTGCGGCCGTGGGATTTAAAGGCCACCTGGTGACCTCATCGATCGAGCACCCGGCCGTGCTGGCGAATGCTCATGCATTGCGGGACCTGGGTGTGGAGGTGACCTTCGTCGATCCCGCGTCGACCGGACACGTGGATGCGGCGGACGTGGCTCGTGCGCTGCGCCGCGAGACGCGGCTGGTCTCGGTGATGCACGCGAACAACGAGACTGGCGCCATCCAACCCGTACGGGAGATCGCCGAGATCGCCGCACGGTCGGGTGCGGCGTTCCACATGGACGCCGTGCACACTGCGGGCAAGCTTGATCTGGCAAGCGTTGGTGCCACGATGATCTCGGTTTCCGCGCACAAGTTCGGCGGCCCGCGGGGAATGGGTGCGCTACTGGTACGCGGTGGACATCACTTGTTGCCGGTCATGCGGGGGGGACCGCAGGAGAACCGGCTGCGCGCGGGTACCGAAAACGTGCCCGGTGCGCTGGGCATGGCCGCCGCGGCCGACGTGTGTCTGCGCTCGGTATCGATGGGCTATCGATTGGGCATGCGGGACCGGCGCGAGCGACTGGTGGACGGGCTAGGCGCGGTGGGCGGTGTGCATCTCAACGTGGCAGAGCCAGTGCTGGAGGAGACAATCAGCGTGCGCTTTGATGGAATTCGCGCCGACACCCTCGCCGATGATCTCGATATGCACGGCATCTATGTATCCACCGGATCGGCCTGCCATGCTGGAGAAGACTCGGTTTCTCATGTGCTGCAGGCGATGCGGCTAACCGAGGACCAGGCGAGGGCGACGGTGCGGTTCTCGATGGGGCCGGACGTGTCACCGGATGATGTCGACAGGGTCGTCGCGGTCACTACCCGGGCCGTACAGAGGTTGCGCGCCATGGCCGGCGGGATGATCCGATGA
- a CDS encoding iron-sulfur cluster assembly scaffold protein, with protein MPRFSPTVVDHFTNPRNSGRLAQPDVSAFIGNPVCGDQILLTAQVQGEAVSQVGFEAYGCSASLAVASILTERLTGMPVETIAAIEAGHVAEWAGGLSPEQQHVAALGADVAQRLANNYRNGIHEDVSTLPGT; from the coding sequence GTGCCCCGGTTCAGTCCGACGGTGGTCGATCACTTCACCAACCCGCGCAACTCGGGTCGCCTTGCGCAACCTGATGTTTCGGCGTTCATCGGCAACCCGGTGTGCGGGGACCAGATCCTGCTGACTGCGCAGGTGCAGGGCGAGGCCGTGAGTCAGGTCGGCTTCGAGGCCTACGGATGCTCGGCTTCCCTGGCAGTCGCGTCCATCCTCACCGAGCGGCTCACCGGCATGCCGGTGGAAACGATCGCGGCGATCGAAGCGGGCCATGTTGCGGAATGGGCGGGGGGCCTCTCGCCGGAACAGCAGCACGTCGCCGCCCTGGGCGCCGATGTCGCACAACGTCTAGCCAACAACTACCGCAACGGAATTCACGAAGATGTCAGCACCCTCCCCGGTACTTAG
- a CDS encoding ABC transporter permease — MIVAVKNLVAERARFVLSVIGVAVAVILVLVMSGIFVGTTNQVTTYIDHSKGAVWVVQPGVSQMFRAVSWLPADGKDRLLKVPGVQSADPILGLPSDFVHNGGHTAYFVVGYDTATGVGGPWSLSEGRNVAGPGEVVLDRVLAKKNKIHVGDTVQLVDGDFTVVGLSNQTAAVGNFYAFISLPDATRLLRAGNRVSYFLVQPAEGFSSEQVADSVRKSAPGMDALTSDTFAENSRAIVISMIGRPLKTMIGIAALVGVALVGLTVLAVTTEQMSDFGVLRALGVRPAQLCRTVITQAALIAGLGYVLGAGVTYGVQFLVKDRLGDVTVQVTPTMLAAMAAATGVMAIIGSLIPVRRVSRIDPAQAFRR; from the coding sequence ATGATCGTCGCCGTCAAGAACCTTGTCGCAGAACGCGCCCGATTTGTCCTTTCAGTGATCGGGGTCGCCGTCGCGGTAATCCTGGTGTTGGTGATGTCGGGCATTTTCGTGGGCACCACGAATCAGGTCACCACCTACATAGACCACTCCAAGGGGGCGGTGTGGGTTGTCCAGCCCGGCGTCTCCCAGATGTTCCGTGCGGTGTCGTGGTTGCCCGCCGACGGCAAGGACCGGCTGTTGAAGGTCCCCGGTGTGCAGTCGGCCGACCCGATTCTCGGGCTCCCATCGGATTTCGTTCACAACGGCGGGCATACCGCCTACTTCGTCGTCGGATACGACACGGCCACCGGTGTGGGGGGCCCGTGGTCATTGTCGGAGGGGCGCAACGTGGCGGGACCAGGTGAGGTCGTGCTCGATCGCGTCCTCGCCAAGAAGAACAAGATCCACGTCGGCGACACGGTGCAGCTCGTGGACGGTGACTTCACGGTCGTGGGGTTGTCGAACCAAACGGCCGCCGTGGGCAACTTCTATGCGTTCATCTCCCTGCCCGATGCAACGCGTCTACTGCGCGCGGGAAATCGTGTGTCCTACTTCCTGGTTCAACCGGCCGAGGGGTTCAGTTCCGAGCAGGTCGCGGATTCGGTCCGTAAGTCGGCGCCCGGAATGGACGCACTCACCTCCGACACGTTCGCCGAGAACAGCCGGGCGATTGTGATCTCGATGATCGGACGACCATTGAAGACGATGATCGGGATCGCCGCGCTGGTCGGGGTGGCACTGGTGGGGCTGACCGTGCTCGCGGTGACCACCGAGCAGATGAGTGATTTCGGAGTGCTACGCGCGCTGGGTGTTCGTCCGGCGCAGCTGTGCCGCACTGTGATTACTCAGGCTGCCTTGATCGCCGGACTCGGATATGTGCTGGGCGCGGGTGTCACCTACGGGGTGCAGTTCCTGGTGAAAGACCGGCTCGGGGACGTCACAGTGCAGGTCACTCCCACCATGCTCGCCGCGATGGCGGCGGCCACGGGCGTCATGGCGATCATCGGATCACTGATTCCCGTTCGGCGGGTCTCACGGATCGACCCGGCTCAGGCCTTCCGGAGGTGA
- a CDS encoding LuxE/PaaK family acyltransferase has protein sequence MELVTMLGMPGEALRVARDDWRASLTGVVRQAFALHFERNGFYRAQCDAAGLTPSDIRDWADLQRIPLLPVSMFKQAGAHVLMTCGLEDVEIEIRSTGTSGVPSVARRDSTTVTRASVGIFGGYRDFFGISQGAGLFLCPSTAEVPEMGMVKIFNLLTGMLDDHRYIVREYSFDPEEALAQLRSWEGRMTRHLIGPPFIIARFLKYLELEDIPLTLDPDSLIIMLGGWKQYTGNSISRDDFNDKAHRVLGIDRTRIRDMYGMIESNMLAIECEHQRKHVPPWCYISIRDVTDASVELGPGKTGGIAILDALNTAYPGFLLSDDVGEVDEGDCPCGRTGQTVKFRRRRQGAELGCCAVSIEKYIDSREVVSECELVSAGAVQGVDA, from the coding sequence GTGGAATTGGTCACCATGCTCGGGATGCCGGGGGAAGCCCTTCGGGTGGCGCGGGACGACTGGCGCGCGTCGCTCACCGGCGTGGTGCGTCAGGCCTTCGCGCTGCACTTCGAACGCAATGGGTTCTACCGTGCCCAGTGCGACGCCGCCGGACTCACTCCGAGTGACATCCGCGACTGGGCCGACTTGCAGCGCATCCCTCTGCTTCCCGTCAGCATGTTCAAGCAGGCCGGCGCGCATGTGCTCATGACCTGCGGTCTTGAGGATGTCGAGATCGAGATTCGTTCCACCGGCACAAGCGGTGTGCCATCGGTGGCGCGGCGCGATTCGACGACGGTGACCCGGGCGTCGGTCGGAATCTTCGGTGGATACCGGGACTTCTTCGGTATCTCCCAGGGCGCGGGGCTGTTCCTGTGCCCGTCCACCGCCGAGGTGCCCGAGATGGGAATGGTCAAGATCTTCAACCTTCTCACCGGCATGCTCGATGACCATCGCTACATCGTGCGTGAGTACTCCTTCGACCCCGAGGAGGCGCTGGCGCAGCTGCGGAGCTGGGAGGGCCGGATGACCCGGCACCTGATCGGTCCTCCGTTCATCATCGCCAGATTCCTGAAGTATTTGGAGCTGGAGGACATTCCGCTCACCCTCGACCCCGACTCACTGATCATCATGCTGGGCGGCTGGAAGCAATACACCGGAAACTCGATCAGCCGGGACGACTTCAACGACAAGGCGCACCGCGTGCTGGGCATCGACCGCACCCGCATCCGCGACATGTACGGCATGATCGAGTCCAACATGCTCGCCATCGAGTGCGAGCATCAACGTAAACATGTGCCGCCGTGGTGCTACATCTCGATCCGGGACGTCACCGACGCGTCCGTCGAGCTTGGACCCGGGAAGACCGGCGGAATAGCGATTCTTGACGCGCTGAACACCGCGTACCCCGGCTTCCTGCTCTCGGACGATGTCGGCGAGGTAGACGAGGGTGACTGCCCCTGCGGCCGTACCGGCCAGACCGTGAAGTTCCGGCGGCGGCGCCAGGGTGCTGAATTGGGCTGCTGCGCAGTAAGTATCGAAAAGTACATCGACTCACGGGAAGTCGTTTCCGAGTGCGAGTTGGTGTCGGCGGGGGCGGTTCAAGGGGTGGACGCCTAG
- a CDS encoding alpha/beta fold hydrolase: MYTITVNGAQLTFDDQGLGDRPAILLLTGWGHDHRAYDELLPYLVPHHRIIRMDWRGHGTDRTPVADFILTEQVSDVIGLLEALSVKSVVPVAHAHAGWAALEIADRLGATRVPSLVIVDLIMTEAPLEFLNGIREFQDPQRWQASRLGFLRAWLSGSDNEAVIRHIRSEMGGFGFDVWARAGRVIEDAYATWGSPLSRMEKLSEPRRVHHIFCNPQRTAYDDLHQEFQSRNPWFSYVRLPGTTHFPQLELPAQVAAEITNLLS, from the coding sequence ATGTACACCATCACCGTGAATGGAGCGCAGCTCACCTTCGACGATCAAGGCCTGGGCGATCGACCGGCCATCCTGCTGCTCACCGGCTGGGGGCACGACCACCGTGCGTATGACGAGCTGTTGCCCTACCTCGTTCCCCATCACCGCATCATCCGCATGGACTGGCGCGGCCATGGTACCGACCGCACGCCGGTTGCCGATTTCATTCTTACAGAACAGGTTTCAGATGTCATAGGGTTACTTGAGGCTCTAAGCGTGAAATCGGTCGTTCCCGTCGCCCATGCCCATGCGGGGTGGGCCGCGCTCGAGATCGCCGACCGCCTCGGGGCAACTCGGGTGCCGAGTCTCGTGATCGTGGACCTGATCATGACGGAGGCTCCGCTCGAATTCCTCAACGGCATAAGAGAATTCCAGGATCCGCAACGCTGGCAGGCTAGCCGCCTCGGGTTCCTCCGAGCCTGGCTATCCGGCAGCGACAATGAAGCCGTCATCCGGCACATCCGCTCCGAGATGGGCGGATTCGGGTTCGACGTGTGGGCACGAGCCGGACGAGTCATCGAGGATGCGTACGCCACGTGGGGCTCTCCCCTGTCACGAATGGAAAAGCTGTCCGAACCACGGCGCGTTCATCACATCTTCTGCAACCCACAGCGCACTGCCTACGATGATCTTCACCAAGAGTTCCAGTCCCGCAATCCGTGGTTCAGCTACGTTCGCCTGCCCGGCACGACTCACTTCCCGCAGCTGGAGTTGCCCGCACAGGTCGCGGCGGAGATCACGAATCTACTCTCGTAA